A DNA window from Fodinibius sp. Rm-B-1B1-1 contains the following coding sequences:
- a CDS encoding DUF5676 family membrane protein has protein sequence MKTLSIKKLGMAVGTTGAVLYIGCIILMVSVGREGTIFFFNSLLHGLDVEPIIRMSVPPLDALFGLIQTFILGWLVGALIAAIYNIGIDQDTQEESRPS, from the coding sequence ATGAAAACGCTAAGCATAAAAAAATTGGGAATGGCCGTTGGCACTACTGGCGCTGTTCTATATATCGGCTGTATTATCCTGATGGTTTCAGTTGGAAGAGAAGGAACCATCTTCTTCTTTAATAGCCTATTGCACGGGCTTGATGTAGAACCCATAATTCGCATGAGTGTACCGCCATTGGATGCACTGTTTGGCCTCATACAAACCTTTATTCTGGGTTGGCTGGTCGGTGCATTGATCGCGGCTATATATAATATTGGCATTGATCAGGATACACAAGAGGAAAGCAGACCATCATGA